Proteins from a genomic interval of Diaphorobacter sp. HDW4A:
- a CDS encoding glutamate-5-semialdehyde dehydrogenase, producing the protein MNALNIAEYTHALGVQAKSASALMARAPSAVKSKALKALARLLRENVDALQIDNARDLDRARAAGLAEPMVDRLKLTPKVLETCAEGCEQLAVMPDIIGEVLGMKQQPSGIRVGQMRVPIGVFGMIYESRPNVTIEAASLSIKSGNACILRGGSEAIDSNKALALLVGKALAEAGLPEHGVQLVQTTDREVVGQLITMPDYVDVIIPRGGKGLIERISRDARVPVIKHLDGNCHTYVDDPCDIALALKVTENAKTQKYSPCNATESLLVARGVAVQFLPKIGAVFAAKGVEMRGTPEALAILQPVADAKLVEAVESDWSEEYLAPIISIKIVEGVDEAIAHINQYSSHHTEAILTTNHVHAQKFLREVDSASVMVNASTRFADGFEFGLGAEIGISTDKFHARGPVGIEGLTSLKWIVLGEGEIRG; encoded by the coding sequence ATGAACGCGCTCAATATCGCTGAATACACCCACGCCCTCGGAGTTCAGGCCAAGTCGGCCTCTGCACTGATGGCGCGTGCTCCGTCCGCCGTCAAAAGCAAGGCCCTCAAGGCGCTGGCCCGTCTGCTGCGTGAAAACGTGGACGCGCTGCAGATCGACAACGCCCGCGACCTGGACCGCGCCCGCGCGGCCGGTCTGGCCGAGCCGATGGTCGACCGCCTGAAACTCACCCCCAAGGTGCTGGAAACCTGCGCCGAAGGCTGCGAGCAGCTCGCGGTGATGCCGGACATCATCGGCGAAGTGCTTGGCATGAAGCAGCAGCCCAGCGGCATTCGCGTGGGCCAGATGCGTGTGCCGATCGGCGTATTCGGCATGATCTACGAAAGCCGCCCGAACGTGACCATCGAGGCGGCCAGCCTGTCGATCAAGAGTGGCAACGCCTGCATTCTGCGCGGCGGTTCCGAGGCGATTGACTCCAACAAGGCGCTGGCCCTCTTGGTCGGCAAGGCGCTGGCCGAGGCCGGTTTGCCCGAGCATGGTGTGCAGCTGGTGCAGACCACCGACCGCGAGGTCGTCGGCCAACTGATCACCATGCCCGACTATGTGGATGTGATCATTCCGCGCGGCGGCAAGGGCCTGATCGAGCGCATCAGCCGCGACGCGCGCGTGCCGGTCATCAAGCATCTGGACGGCAATTGCCACACCTATGTGGACGATCCCTGCGACATCGCCTTGGCGCTCAAGGTGACGGAAAACGCCAAGACGCAGAAGTACAGCCCGTGCAATGCGACGGAAAGCCTGTTGGTGGCGCGCGGTGTGGCGGTGCAATTCCTGCCGAAGATCGGCGCGGTGTTCGCCGCCAAGGGCGTGGAGATGCGCGGCACGCCCGAGGCGCTCGCCATTCTCCAGCCCGTGGCCGACGCCAAGCTGGTCGAAGCGGTCGAAAGTGATTGGAGCGAGGAATATCTCGCGCCGATCATCAGCATCAAGATCGTTGAGGGTGTGGATGAGGCGATCGCCCACATCAACCAATACTCGAGCCACCACACCGAGGCCATCCTCACCACCAACCATGTGCATGCACAGAAGTTTCTGCGCGAGGTGGATTCGGCGAGCGTGATGGTGAATGCCAGCACCCGCTTTGCGGACGGCTTCGAATTCGGTCTCGGTGCCGAAATCGGCATCAGCACTGACAAGTTCCATGCGCGCGGTCCGGTAGGCATCGAGGGCCTTACTTCGCTCAAATGGATCGTGCTCGGCGAAGGCGAGATCCGGGGCTGA
- the trkA gene encoding Trk system potassium transporter TrkA, with the protein MKIIILGAGRVGASVADSLESERNDITVIDQDPERLRELESRYDLRGVVGNGIDPRVLAEAGANDTDLLIACAAQDETNLVCCKVAQVMFNVPKLIARVRSSGLDKTEQLLGKDGFGVDRIICPEESLTRYIGKLIEFPEAMQVREFAGGRACLVSVRARGGAPMVGHRISALRLMAPDVGMRIVAIYRRFADEPDRFISCDGSTMVEPGDEVFVLSGREQIPEVLSSFHRQSGQAARPVRRVMMAGGGRVALRLANQLTKKGNLQIKIIDMNPDRCVDLASQLPSDVLVLQGDATDEELLSNESIEDIDLFLAITSDDEDNIMASLLAKRMGASRVLALINRRSYADLMHGTQIDIALSPAQAMLGELLAYVRQGDVQAVHSLRRGVAEALEIVARGDHKSSRVVGRKVSEIHLPPEVNMGLIVRGLPDPRDHEAQQHPQPEREPEVIIPRSHTVIESNDHVVFFLPNKRLVKDVEKLFRVSATYF; encoded by the coding sequence ATGAAAATCATCATTCTGGGGGCGGGAAGGGTCGGTGCCAGCGTGGCGGACAGCCTCGAGTCCGAGCGCAACGACATCACGGTGATCGACCAGGATCCGGAGCGGCTGCGTGAGCTGGAGTCTCGCTACGACCTGCGCGGCGTGGTCGGCAACGGCATCGATCCGCGGGTGCTGGCTGAGGCAGGCGCCAACGATACCGATCTGCTGATCGCCTGTGCGGCGCAGGATGAGACCAATCTGGTCTGCTGCAAGGTCGCTCAGGTGATGTTCAATGTGCCCAAACTGATCGCGCGGGTGCGTTCGTCGGGGCTGGACAAGACCGAGCAGTTGCTCGGCAAGGACGGCTTCGGCGTGGACCGCATCATCTGCCCCGAGGAATCGCTGACCCGCTACATCGGCAAGCTCATCGAGTTTCCCGAGGCCATGCAGGTGCGCGAGTTCGCGGGCGGGCGGGCCTGTCTGGTGTCGGTGCGCGCGCGCGGCGGCGCGCCGATGGTGGGCCACCGCATCAGCGCGCTGCGGTTGATGGCGCCCGATGTGGGGATGCGCATCGTCGCGATCTACCGGCGTTTTGCGGATGAGCCCGACCGCTTCATTTCCTGCGACGGCTCGACCATGGTGGAGCCCGGCGACGAGGTTTTCGTGCTCTCCGGGCGCGAGCAGATTCCCGAGGTGCTGTCCTCGTTCCATCGCCAGAGCGGCCAGGCCGCGCGCCCGGTGCGCCGCGTGATGATGGCCGGTGGCGGGCGCGTGGCGCTGCGGCTGGCCAATCAGCTCACGAAGAAGGGCAATTTGCAGATCAAGATCATCGATATGAATCCGGATCGCTGTGTGGATCTGGCGTCGCAGTTGCCTTCTGACGTCCTGGTGCTGCAGGGCGATGCGACAGACGAGGAACTGCTGAGCAACGAGAGCATTGAGGACATCGACCTGTTTCTCGCCATCACCAGCGACGACGAAGACAACATCATGGCGAGCTTGCTCGCCAAGCGCATGGGCGCAAGCCGCGTGCTGGCGCTCATCAACCGGCGCAGCTATGCCGACCTGATGCACGGCACGCAGATCGACATCGCGCTGTCGCCCGCGCAGGCGATGCTTGGCGAGCTGCTGGCCTATGTGCGTCAGGGCGATGTGCAGGCGGTGCACAGCCTGCGCCGGGGTGTAGCGGAGGCGCTGGAAATCGTCGCGCGTGGCGACCACAAGAGCTCGCGCGTGGTGGGCCGCAAGGTCAGCGAGATCCATTTGCCGCCCGAGGTGAACATGGGGCTGATCGTGCGCGGTCTGCCCGATCCGCGAGACCATGAGGCGCAGCAGCATCCGCAACCTGAGCGCGAGCCCGAAGTGATCATTCCACGCAGCCACACGGTGATCGAATCGAACGACCACGTGGTGTTCTTCCTGCCCAACAAGCGGCTGGTGAAGGATGTGGAAAAGCTCTTTCGCGTCAGCGCGACGTATTTCTGA
- a CDS encoding TrkH family potassium uptake protein, which translates to MTDILPVLRLLCALLAMFAGALLVPLGASVYADDGLWECYVVSILFTLLVSAILWFSTRRFQRELLPRHGVMLVSMVWMVLPLFAAIPLMLASYEIHQPMSFTHAYFEAVSGLTTTGSSVMSNLDQLPLSLNIWRTFMQWIGGMGILILAVAVLPLLGVGASQLFKAEAAGPVKDTKLTPRMTETAKGLWGVYFLFSLFCALGYWWAGMTPEDAIMHMFTTVSLGGLSPHDASFAYFKSPLMESIAVFFMLAASCNFALYFIALRKGNWRGFWRDVEMRATMVTLVGGGLFVALLLWFKDVYAPLDALRMGLFHVISVGTTTGYTTTDYLNWPVFAPVFMIMLSGVATGAGSTGGGIKMARMLILLKQARREMARIIHPNAVQPVKLGHAVVDNRMIFAVLAFMLVYGATVIVLSMVLLLTDLDPLTAFSAVLASVHCAGSAMGRLGPSSSYAVLTDFQLWVCTLGMLLGRLEILSFIALLTPTFWRR; encoded by the coding sequence ATGACCGACATTCTTCCCGTCCTGCGATTGCTCTGCGCCTTGCTCGCGATGTTCGCGGGCGCGCTGCTGGTGCCGCTTGGCGCGTCGGTCTATGCGGACGACGGGCTGTGGGAGTGCTACGTTGTCTCGATTCTGTTCACGCTCCTGGTCTCGGCGATTCTGTGGTTCAGTACGCGCAGGTTCCAGCGCGAATTGCTGCCGCGCCATGGCGTAATGCTGGTGTCGATGGTATGGATGGTGCTGCCGCTGTTCGCGGCGATTCCGCTGATGCTCGCGTCCTACGAGATCCATCAGCCGATGTCATTCACGCACGCGTATTTCGAAGCGGTGTCGGGGCTGACGACCACGGGCAGCTCGGTCATGTCGAATCTTGACCAGTTGCCGTTGTCGCTCAACATCTGGCGCACTTTCATGCAGTGGATCGGTGGCATGGGGATTCTGATTCTGGCCGTTGCCGTGCTGCCCTTGCTGGGCGTGGGTGCGAGCCAGCTCTTCAAGGCCGAGGCGGCCGGGCCGGTCAAGGACACCAAGCTCACCCCGCGCATGACGGAAACCGCCAAGGGGCTGTGGGGCGTGTATTTTCTGTTTTCACTGTTCTGCGCTCTGGGCTACTGGTGGGCGGGCATGACGCCGGAAGACGCGATCATGCACATGTTCACGACGGTGAGTCTGGGCGGTCTGTCACCGCACGACGCGAGTTTTGCGTACTTCAAGTCGCCACTCATGGAGAGCATCGCAGTCTTCTTCATGCTGGCGGCGAGCTGCAATTTCGCGCTCTACTTCATCGCACTGCGCAAGGGCAACTGGCGCGGTTTCTGGCGCGACGTGGAGATGCGCGCGACCATGGTCACGCTGGTCGGCGGCGGGCTGTTCGTGGCACTGCTGCTGTGGTTCAAGGATGTCTATGCGCCGCTCGACGCGCTTCGCATGGGTCTGTTTCATGTGATCTCGGTCGGCACGACGACCGGCTACACGACCACCGACTACCTGAACTGGCCGGTGTTCGCGCCGGTGTTCATGATCATGCTCTCTGGCGTGGCGACCGGTGCGGGCTCGACCGGCGGCGGCATCAAGATGGCGCGTATGCTGATTCTGCTGAAGCAGGCCCGCCGTGAGATGGCGCGCATCATCCACCCGAATGCGGTGCAGCCCGTCAAGCTGGGCCATGCCGTGGTGGACAATCGCATGATCTTCGCGGTGCTGGCCTTCATGCTGGTGTACGGCGCGACCGTGATCGTGCTGAGCATGGTGTTGCTGCTCACTGACCTCGATCCGCTGACTGCGTTCTCCGCCGTGCTGGCGAGCGTTCACTGCGCGGGCTCAGCAATGGGGCGGCTCGGACCCAGCTCCAGCTATGCGGTGTTGACGGACTTCCAGCTCTGGGTTTGCACGCTAGGCATGCTGCTCGGGCGTCTGGAAATCCTGAGCTTCATCGCGTTGTTGACACCCACCTTCTGGCGTCGATAG
- the gshA gene encoding glutamate--cysteine ligase, whose amino-acid sequence MVPHLITALTGPINELEQRILDSMPAIERWFRLEWMEHTPPFYSSVDIRNAGFKLAPVDTNLFPGGWNNLTEQMLPLAVQAAMAAIEKICPEARNLLIVPENHSRNTFYLANVMQLQRIFNMAGLNVRIGSVSPEIKKVTTITLPHGESITLEPVIRTKRRLGLKNFDPCTILLNNDLSAGAPGILEELYEQYLLPPLHAGWSVRRKSRHFQSYEEVSKRFGKMLGIDPWLINPLFTKVEGVDFNEGVGLEELQTSVDATLTKVRRKYKEYGINEKPWVVVKPDNGTYGMGIMTVRDAKELDDLNRKTRNKMAVIKDGQVVHDVIVQEGVLTRERVQEAVAEPVVYMMDRYVVGGFYRMHAERGTDENLNAPGASYVPLAFEHSTHLPQPGARPGASAPNRFYMYGVVARLAMLAASYELEATDPNAEVYD is encoded by the coding sequence ATGGTTCCCCATCTCATTACCGCCCTGACCGGCCCCATCAACGAACTGGAACAACGCATTCTGGATTCGATGCCAGCGATCGAACGCTGGTTCCGCCTCGAGTGGATGGAGCACACGCCTCCGTTCTATTCGTCTGTGGACATCCGCAATGCAGGTTTCAAGCTGGCTCCGGTCGACACCAACCTGTTTCCGGGCGGCTGGAACAATCTGACTGAGCAAATGCTGCCGCTGGCCGTACAGGCTGCGATGGCCGCCATCGAAAAGATCTGTCCCGAAGCCCGCAACCTGCTGATCGTTCCCGAGAACCACTCGCGCAACACCTTCTATCTGGCCAATGTGATGCAGCTACAGCGCATCTTCAACATGGCTGGCCTGAATGTGCGCATTGGCTCGGTGAGCCCAGAGATCAAGAAGGTCACGACGATCACGCTGCCGCACGGCGAGTCGATCACGCTGGAGCCGGTGATCCGCACCAAGCGCCGCCTGGGGCTCAAGAATTTTGATCCCTGCACGATTCTGCTGAACAACGACCTCTCCGCCGGTGCGCCCGGCATTCTGGAAGAACTCTACGAACAATACCTGCTGCCGCCGCTGCATGCGGGCTGGAGCGTGCGCCGCAAGAGCCGCCATTTCCAGAGCTACGAGGAAGTCTCCAAGCGCTTCGGCAAGATGCTGGGCATCGACCCGTGGCTGATCAACCCGCTGTTCACCAAGGTGGAAGGTGTTGATTTCAACGAGGGCGTGGGCCTCGAGGAACTGCAGACCTCCGTTGACGCGACGCTCACCAAAGTGCGCCGCAAGTACAAGGAATACGGAATCAACGAGAAGCCCTGGGTCGTGGTCAAGCCGGACAACGGGACCTACGGCATGGGCATCATGACGGTGCGCGATGCCAAGGAACTTGACGACCTGAACCGCAAGACGCGCAACAAGATGGCGGTCATCAAGGACGGTCAGGTCGTGCACGATGTGATCGTGCAGGAAGGCGTGCTCACCCGCGAACGCGTGCAAGAAGCCGTGGCCGAGCCGGTCGTCTACATGATGGATCGCTATGTGGTCGGCGGCTTCTACCGCATGCACGCCGAGCGCGGCACCGACGAAAACCTCAACGCCCCCGGCGCAAGCTATGTGCCTCTGGCGTTCGAGCACAGCACGCATCTGCCACAGCCCGGCGCACGCCCCGGTGCCAGCGCTCCGAACCGCTTCTACATGTATGGCGTGGTTGCGCGTCTGGCGATGCTGGCGGCGAGCTACGAGCTTGAGGCGACTGATCCGAACGCCGAGGTCTACGACTGA
- a CDS encoding DUF5329 family protein, producing MRKGRGKGAAMEHGTPRFAPSRRATLLALVACMCLSATPAFALSDKEEARVLAMLALLEKRSDLVFIRNGDSHSAVDAAAHLRLKLSRTRSRLDTAEQFVDKVASSSSVSGAPYLIQQYGKPLEPAKPFLQQLLKQAGQPSGR from the coding sequence ATGAGGAAAGGGAGGGGCAAGGGCGCGGCGATGGAGCATGGAACCCCCCGTTTTGCGCCATCGCGGCGGGCCACGTTGCTGGCGCTGGTGGCTTGCATGTGCCTGTCGGCAACGCCCGCGTTCGCGCTCTCTGACAAGGAAGAGGCGCGCGTGCTTGCCATGCTCGCGCTGCTGGAGAAGCGCTCCGATCTCGTCTTTATCCGCAACGGCGATTCGCACAGTGCGGTGGACGCCGCTGCCCATCTCAGGCTCAAGCTTTCGCGCACGCGTAGCCGACTGGACACGGCCGAGCAGTTCGTCGACAAGGTGGCTTCGTCGTCGTCCGTGTCCGGCGCGCCTTATCTGATTCAGCAATACGGCAAGCCATTGGAACCCGCGAAGCCGTTTCTGCAGCAATTGCTCAAGCAGGCCGGCCAGCCCTCTGGACGATAG
- a CDS encoding potassium transporter Kup, with protein MQNSKSSLTTLTLGAIGVVYGDIGTSVLYTLKEVFGSGHVPFTHDNVYGILSILFWTLTLIVSLKYVVLVLRADNNGEGGLIAMLALASQAVKDKPKLRSALMMIGIFGTCLFYGDGVITPAISVLSAVEGLELVSPHFTKGVVPLTVIVLIALFMLQKRGTAGIGKFFGPIMLIWFISIAALGVWNIMQHPSVLRGLSPHYALGFIFQNPGISFIILGAVVLCVTGAEALYADMGHFGRRPIRLAWFSIAMPALTLCYFGQGALVLENPDAIKNPFYMLAPSWAVLPLVVLATLATVIASQALITGAFSVTKQVIQLGYLPRIQIEHTSVRDMGQIYIPFINWSLCVAIALAVVMFRSSSNLAAAYGIAVTLDMTITSVLTFFVLRYGWKYPLWMALTPTLFFFFIDVTFFASNMLKLFEGGWFPLTIGFAVFTVMMTWKRGRDLIYNKLHSDGIDLRDFLQMVLLQQPPITRVAGTAVFLTADPKVTPTALLHNLKHNKVLHEQNIFATIVNHEVPWIGLDKRVQIESLGSDCWSVKINYGFKNDPDVPAALQQLRGRGCELESMSTSYFLSRDVFVPGDNNSGMALWRQKLFGQMHHNAAGVADFLLLPSNSLVELGSKVEV; from the coding sequence GTGCAAAATTCGAAATCCTCCCTCACCACGCTCACTCTGGGCGCGATCGGTGTCGTCTATGGTGACATCGGCACCAGTGTGCTGTATACGCTCAAGGAGGTGTTCGGCTCGGGCCATGTTCCGTTCACCCACGACAACGTTTACGGCATCCTCTCCATCCTGTTCTGGACGCTGACGCTGATCGTCTCGCTCAAGTACGTCGTGCTTGTGCTGCGCGCCGACAACAACGGCGAAGGCGGCCTGATCGCGATGCTGGCGCTGGCCTCGCAGGCCGTGAAGGACAAGCCCAAACTGCGCTCCGCGCTGATGATGATCGGCATCTTCGGCACCTGTCTTTTCTATGGCGACGGGGTCATCACGCCCGCCATCTCGGTGCTCTCGGCTGTCGAGGGCCTGGAGCTCGTCTCGCCGCATTTCACCAAGGGGGTTGTGCCGCTCACCGTGATCGTGCTGATCGCACTCTTCATGCTGCAAAAGCGCGGTACGGCGGGTATCGGCAAATTCTTCGGCCCGATCATGTTGATCTGGTTCATCAGCATCGCGGCGCTGGGTGTCTGGAACATCATGCAGCACCCCTCGGTGCTGCGTGGCCTGAGCCCTCATTACGCGCTTGGGTTCATCTTCCAGAATCCGGGTATCAGTTTCATCATTCTGGGTGCCGTCGTCCTGTGTGTGACGGGTGCCGAGGCGCTCTATGCCGACATGGGCCACTTTGGCCGCAGGCCGATCCGCCTGGCATGGTTCAGCATCGCCATGCCGGCGCTCACGCTGTGCTACTTTGGTCAGGGCGCGCTGGTGCTCGAGAATCCGGATGCGATCAAGAACCCGTTCTACATGCTGGCCCCCAGCTGGGCGGTGTTGCCGCTGGTGGTGCTGGCCACGCTGGCGACGGTGATCGCTTCTCAGGCGCTGATCACCGGCGCGTTCAGCGTCACCAAGCAGGTGATCCAGCTCGGCTACCTGCCGCGCATCCAGATCGAGCACACCAGCGTGCGCGACATGGGCCAGATCTACATCCCGTTCATCAACTGGAGCCTGTGCGTTGCGATTGCACTCGCGGTGGTGATGTTCCGCTCCAGCAGCAATCTGGCGGCCGCCTACGGCATCGCGGTGACGCTGGACATGACGATCACCTCCGTGCTCACCTTCTTCGTGCTGCGTTATGGCTGGAAATATCCGCTGTGGATGGCGCTCACGCCCACGCTGTTCTTCTTTTTCATCGACGTCACGTTTTTCGCGTCCAACATGCTCAAGCTCTTCGAGGGCGGCTGGTTCCCGTTGACCATCGGCTTTGCCGTGTTCACGGTGATGATGACCTGGAAGCGCGGCCGCGATCTCATCTACAACAAACTGCACTCCGACGGTATCGACCTTCGGGACTTTCTACAGATGGTGCTCCTGCAGCAACCACCCATCACACGGGTGGCTGGCACTGCGGTGTTCCTGACGGCGGATCCCAAGGTCACCCCGACGGCGCTCCTGCATAACCTCAAACACAACAAGGTGCTGCATGAGCAGAACATCTTCGCGACCATCGTCAACCACGAGGTGCCATGGATCGGGCTCGACAAGCGCGTGCAGATCGAGTCGCTGGGCAGCGACTGCTGGAGCGTGAAGATCAACTACGGTTTCAAGAACGACCCGGACGTCCCGGCGGCGCTGCAGCAGTTGCGCGGCCGTGGCTGCGAGCTCGAGAGCATGAGCACCAGCTATTTCCTCTCGCGCGACGTGTTCGTACCCGGCGACAACAACAGTGGCATGGCGCTTTGGCGTCAGAAGCTGTTTGGCCAGATGCACCACAATGCGGCGGGCGTGGCTGACTTCCTGCTTTTGCCCAGCAACAGTCTGGTGGAGCTGGGCTCCAAGGTGGAAGTCTGA
- a CDS encoding benzoate/H(+) symporter BenE family transporter, translating into MRFFKDLTLSAFVAGFVSVLVGLTSSVAIVFQAAQAFGATPAEIASWMWAVGIGMGLCSLVPSLILKKPVMVAWSTPGAAVLATAGAMGGFTMGDAVGAFMVSAALIFLAGVTGWFERVMDKIPQEIAAALLAGVLAKFGMQAFSAAETALPLVLSMLFTYLLARRLLPRYAVMLTLAAGIVCAAVMGKMNWSAIHWDLAVPVFTMPTFSVAAVMSLALPLFVVTMASQNLPGVAVIRASGYDLPISKLISMTGLATFVLAPFGGYALNLSAITAAICMGPEAHADPAKRYTAAASCGIIYILIGIFGAVVTGLLIAFPKELVMAIAGLALLGSIGGGLANAVRDESHREAALITFLVTLSGVTIAGIGSAFWGVVAGSIALFVQQYGGPHSPRAK; encoded by the coding sequence ATGCGATTTTTCAAGGACCTGACGCTCTCGGCCTTCGTGGCCGGTTTTGTTTCTGTGCTGGTGGGGCTGACCAGCTCGGTCGCCATCGTCTTTCAGGCGGCCCAGGCCTTCGGCGCGACGCCCGCTGAAATCGCTTCTTGGATGTGGGCCGTGGGCATCGGCATGGGCCTGTGCTCACTGGTTCCGTCGCTGATTTTGAAAAAACCCGTGATGGTCGCCTGGTCCACGCCCGGCGCGGCAGTCCTCGCCACGGCCGGTGCCATGGGTGGATTCACCATGGGCGACGCTGTGGGTGCCTTCATGGTCAGTGCGGCGCTGATCTTTCTTGCGGGCGTCACGGGCTGGTTCGAGCGCGTGATGGACAAGATCCCGCAGGAAATTGCCGCCGCGCTGCTGGCCGGAGTGCTCGCCAAGTTCGGCATGCAGGCCTTCAGCGCGGCCGAAACCGCCTTGCCGCTGGTGCTCTCCATGCTGTTCACCTACTTGTTGGCGCGTCGTTTGCTGCCGCGCTACGCCGTCATGCTGACGCTGGCGGCCGGCATCGTCTGCGCTGCCGTCATGGGCAAGATGAACTGGTCGGCGATTCACTGGGATCTGGCGGTGCCCGTGTTCACCATGCCGACGTTCTCCGTGGCGGCGGTCATGAGCCTGGCCTTGCCGCTCTTTGTCGTGACGATGGCATCTCAGAATTTGCCCGGCGTGGCGGTGATCCGGGCAAGCGGCTACGACCTGCCGATCTCGAAGCTGATTTCGATGACCGGGCTGGCTACCTTCGTGCTGGCGCCATTCGGTGGCTACGCGCTCAACCTCAGCGCGATCACGGCGGCGATCTGCATGGGGCCGGAGGCACACGCCGATCCAGCCAAGCGTTATACGGCGGCGGCCTCCTGCGGCATCATCTATATATTGATCGGTATCTTCGGCGCGGTGGTGACCGGCTTGCTGATCGCCTTCCCCAAGGAACTTGTGATGGCGATTGCCGGTCTGGCGCTGCTCGGCTCCATCGGCGGCGGTCTGGCCAACGCCGTGCGTGACGAATCGCACCGCGAGGCGGCGCTCATCACCTTCCTCGTGACCCTGAGCGGCGTCACCATAGCCGGGATCGGATCAGCGTTTTGGGGAGTGGTTGCGGGCAGCATCGCCCTGTTTGTGCAACAGTACGGAGGTCCACACTCGCCCAGAGCGAAGTGA
- the gshB gene encoding glutathione synthase translates to MNILFVADPVEHFKIYKDTTFAMMREAQRRGHTISVCEPRHVSWQRGEQVKADVRDIRLTGDADIWFVVEGERRAALVDFGAVLMRKDPPFDAEYIYSTHLLEQAERDGAKVVNKPSALRDHPEKLAIMEFPQFIGPTLVTRDAQQIRRFHEEHKDIILKPLDGMGGMGIFRVKADGLNLGSIIETLNKDGAQSVMVQKFLPEIADGDKRVLVIGGKPVPYCLARIPQGNEVRGNLAAGGKGVARPLSDKDRQIAEALGPILQSRGLLLVGVDVIGECVTEINVTSPTCFQEIHDQTGFDVPAMFIDALEAAVA, encoded by the coding sequence ATGAACATCCTCTTTGTTGCCGATCCGGTCGAACACTTCAAGATCTACAAGGACACCACCTTCGCCATGATGCGCGAGGCGCAGCGGCGCGGCCACACCATTTCGGTGTGCGAGCCACGACATGTTTCCTGGCAGCGTGGCGAACAGGTCAAGGCCGACGTACGCGACATCCGCCTGACGGGCGATGCTGATATCTGGTTTGTGGTCGAGGGCGAGCGCCGTGCCGCGCTGGTTGATTTCGGCGCGGTGCTGATGCGCAAGGATCCGCCATTCGATGCCGAGTACATCTATTCCACTCACCTGCTGGAACAGGCGGAGCGTGATGGTGCCAAGGTCGTCAACAAGCCGAGCGCGCTGCGCGATCATCCCGAGAAACTGGCGATCATGGAGTTCCCGCAGTTCATCGGCCCCACGCTAGTGACGCGCGACGCCCAGCAGATCCGTCGCTTTCACGAGGAGCACAAGGACATCATTCTCAAACCACTCGACGGCATGGGCGGCATGGGCATCTTCCGGGTAAAGGCGGATGGCCTGAATCTGGGCAGCATCATCGAAACCCTGAACAAGGACGGCGCACAAAGCGTCATGGTGCAGAAGTTTCTTCCCGAGATCGCAGACGGCGACAAGCGTGTACTGGTCATCGGGGGTAAGCCTGTTCCTTATTGTCTGGCGCGCATTCCTCAGGGCAACGAGGTGCGCGGCAATCTGGCGGCCGGTGGCAAGGGCGTCGCCCGCCCCTTGAGCGACAAGGACCGGCAGATCGCAGAAGCGCTCGGCCCCATCCTGCAAAGCCGGGGGCTGCTGCTGGTGGGCGTGGACGTGATCGGTGAATGCGTCACCGAAATCAATGTGACCAGCCCGACCTGCTTCCAGGAGATCCATGATCAGACGGGCTTCGATGTGCCTGCCATGTTCATCGATGCGTTGGAGGCGGCGGTCGCCTGA
- a CDS encoding GspH/FimT family pseudopilin produces the protein MHDEIKHLISASLYKEEFTVTACEIMTSPIFSSSSSEQPNVQGFTLVEFLCTFALLTVVAMLAAPSFASLIQKLRVHQAVMELKGALQIARSEAVRRGENIKLRKKDSTEGRSCTASASDWSCGWDVFVDIDNNGIPGPPGTADDDELIQSFPGLLEASVRFTTNSSTLTVNRWGAINGIGASFAVTPKALNDSNLDTMICISSGGRVRSTLGNSCT, from the coding sequence TTGCATGATGAGATCAAACACCTCATTTCCGCATCGCTATACAAAGAGGAATTCACCGTCACAGCCTGCGAAATCATGACCTCGCCCATCTTCAGCAGTTCATCTTCTGAACAGCCCAACGTGCAAGGATTCACTCTGGTCGAATTCTTGTGTACGTTTGCCCTGCTCACCGTCGTGGCCATGTTGGCCGCGCCGAGCTTCGCCAGCCTGATTCAAAAGCTGCGCGTGCATCAGGCCGTCATGGAATTGAAAGGCGCCCTCCAGATCGCCCGCTCCGAAGCGGTGCGCAGAGGTGAAAATATCAAACTCCGCAAAAAGGACAGCACCGAAGGTCGAAGCTGCACTGCGTCCGCCAGCGACTGGAGCTGTGGCTGGGATGTGTTCGTCGACATCGACAACAACGGAATTCCCGGACCGCCAGGAACTGCCGATGACGACGAGTTGATCCAGTCCTTTCCAGGTCTGCTCGAGGCATCGGTGCGCTTCACAACCAACTCGTCCACATTGACCGTCAACCGTTGGGGCGCCATCAACGGCATCGGCGCCAGCTTTGCGGTGACTCCCAAAGCATTGAACGATTCCAACCTCGACACCATGATTTGCATCTCGTCTGGCGGAAGAGTTAGATCCACACTAGGCAACAGCTGCACATGA